The region TATGTAGGTTACGCCATCCCTCAACTGTCCACCCGCATTCCCGACGTCGCCGCCGATCTCAAGCGGATATACGGGTTATAGAGTATCCTGCGGAGGCGAGCTGCGCCTCTACCGGTGGCAAATGTCAGGTATTGTTCGCCCTATGGCATTCGAGTTTGCATTTTTACACTGACCGCAAATTGTGATATATTGGGCGTTGGAGAATATAAGGAGGAATTATTATGGATTTCATACACGTTAGTTCGCGCGAGCTTTCCCCGGGAACGGTGTTAAAGCCTTACGGCATGGATTTGCACATGCAGAAGGGCTTGAATGTAGCGAGACTGGTCATTGACTTCCGTCCCGAAGATACTATCAGCATGGTGTTTGTCGCGAAGATGATCGAATGGCAGCTCAATAACAAGATCAGCGGCGAATTCGCCAATATGATCGTTGAACACATGCTGGAGAAAACCCGGCAGCAGGAGTTTCCCAATCGTCCGTCACGGCTCGGTTCGTGCTTTTTGTTTCCCGAAACCGCCGCCGCGCAGCAGTTTATCAAACACTACCGCGAAAGCCGGTCGTACATATATAAATGTAAGGTTGAAGCCGAGAATTATGTTACCTGCGACATGGCCCTGATAAACAGCCACAATATTATGTATGAGACCGATTCTGTCACCGAACTGGCGGCGCTTAGGGAACGCTGCGTCAAATATTGGGCCGGCGAACAGCCGATGGCTCTGCCCGAAGTGATCGTGCCCGGGGTTGTCAAGATAAGCGGGCTGATCGCCCGTACTTAGGCTGCCTAGCCACGCATTCCGGCTGGCGGCATTCGGGTCTGCCATCCGCTTCGAGATTCTTCTCTTAAGGGGGATAAAGCGTGAATCATGCTAAGCTGGAAGAGGCTATAGAAAGTGTAAGGAAGGCGTTTTCGGCTAACGACAAAAAGATCGGGATACTCTATTCCGGCGGCAAGGACAGCACCGCGGTGTTGTTGACGATTGCAAAAGAATTTCCGGATGCGGAGCTGTACCTTTATGCGCTTAACAATGGCTGCATGTACCCGGAGGAAATAAGGAACAAAGTCAAAGAAAAACTTGAACTGTTCGCGTCCAAAGGGCTCGTGAAAAATAAAATGACGGCAATTTATTTCGATTTCCGGGAGATGATGGCATTCCTGGGATTCAGGTCGTTTCATGATGATATGCATACTTATCCGACCGGGCTGCTGTGCTGCACATGTAAAGTGATCATGCATTTCCTGACGGCAAAGTACAGCTCAACCGTCGGGGTCGTGAAGATCGCCGACGGTTACAGTTATTTCGAACGGTTTCTGCCTGAGCAGCTTCCCGAGTTCAAAAAAGTCGTCGCCGGCCCGATTGCCGATAAGTACGGGATAGAGATCGTTTCCCCCCTTTATCATGTATTTGATGCCGCGGACGCCCCGATGAACATTATTAAGGGATTCGGCCTGGACCCAGGTATCTTCCTTGGTGAGAAGCAGGGGCAGGGAGTGTGTATGCTTGGCTTGATTTATAAGATTCCCTATGATGTCAACGAAGCGGACGAGTCCCAAAATGTCTTTTTCAACGCGATGAGAGACGCCGTTCTCGACTATACCGGCGCTAAACTGCGGCTCATCAGCGGCGCTGAGGCGCACAGGCTCGCGCGGCGCGATTCATACGGCCATGAGTATATGGCGGATATTTCCTATGACGAGCTGATGGACAAGGCCATAGCGGCAAAAGAAGTATTCTTTGAAAGTTGAACGGGTCCGTTATTTTGGCTGGACAAAGTGCACATAAGCCTGCAATCCGGAACAACGGCCACGGGAGTAAGAAGCAAGAGCCTGCCTATGAGGTAAGCTCTTGCTTCTTTTCGTGCGCGGGTTTTTCTTTGGAAACGGGAGGTGCGCCGAAGAGGCCGGCGGCGTCAGGCCAGCAGGGGTATGCAGACCTTGACCGGCGTGGCGCCGTCGGCGATTTCGACGATTTTGACCCTGGCTCCGTATAGATTGCTCAGGCTGTTCTCAGTTACCGTTTCTTCGGGGCGGCCGGCGGCGATTATCCGGCCGTGCTTCATGACCAGTACCTTGTTGCAAAGCATGAAGGCGTGATTGGGGAAGTGGGAGGTCATGAGGATGGAGTAGCCCTGCCCGGCCAACTGGCTGATGACTTTGAGTATGCGGACCTGGTTGCCGTAGTCGAGACTGGAGGTCGGCTCGTCCATGACGAGCATGCTGGCTTGCTGCGTAATGGCCCGGGCGATGAGGGTAAGCTGGCGTTCGCCGCCGCTGATTTCACTGAACAGGCAGTCGGCGAGATGGGCAATGCCCAGCTCGCGCAGAGCCTCCTTGGCAACGGCGACGTCGGACCTGGAGGGGACGGCGGTGAAGCCGATGTGCGGGGTGCGGCCCATGACGACCATGTCCAGCACCCGATAGGGAAAGACAGTGTCGGTTGCCTGCGGGACATAGGCTATCGTGCGCGACAGCTCCGCCGGCGGCACGGAGGCGATTTCCCGGCCCTTTACCCTGATGCTGCCGGTATGGACCTTGGAAATTCCCAGCAGGCAGCGGAGCAGCGTGGTCTTGCCGGCGCCGTTCGGACCCAGCAGGCAGACAATGTCGCCGTCCTGCACCGTTAACGAAAGACCGGATAATAGGTTGCCCGCACCCGAATAGCCAAAGCTTATATTTTTAACTTGCAGCATTTTGTTCCCCCTGACCGGGGTGGCCGACAGCCACCGGTTAATCAAGCCTGAATACGACCGGTACGGTCGCCCGCACTGCGATCGGCCGCCCATCCTGATATGCGGGCCGGAAACGCCAGGTGCGCAGACAGTCGAGCGCGGCCCGGTCGAGCGAGCTGCTGCCTGAACTGGCGGCAAGCTGTACATCCTGGACAAGGCCGTTCTCATCGATGAGCACGTCGACTCGGACCGTGCCTTCCCAGCGCTGGGAACGGGCGTCGGCCGGATACTCCGGCGCCGGCGAGTACACCACCGCCAGCCGCCGGGCGGATTTGACCGGGGCGCCCTTGGAGACGCCGGGGGCGCCTTTGGGGGCGGGGCCGCCGCTCGGAATCGCCACCGCCTCGTTGCCGGCGCGGCTGGCCGCGACCGGCGGTCCCGTAGTGAGCTTAACCGGCTGGTCGACGACGACCGGTGAGGGTTCAGCCGGCGCGGGTTCGGTCGGAGCGGCGCTGTCCACGGGTTTCGGCTCATCGACAGGTGGCGGCTTGGTGTCGAGGATGGACTGGGAAGGCAAGACTTTCGTAAGTTCGACTTCGATATACGGTTTTTCTTTTTCCGGCGGCGGCATGTGGCCGAAGCCTTGGGCCACGGCCACGAGGAGCAGGGAGTGAACGACGGCGGAGATTACGGCTGCCGGCAGCCACGTTTTGGTTTTCACGGTTATCACGGTTCCTTCGCTGCGGTGGCGATGGATATTTTGGTAATGCCTGCTTTACGGATTTCGTCCATTACTTCGACTACACGCCCGTGGCTTGCCTCCTTGTCCGCCTGGACGGAAACGATCGTCTTGGCGTCGCCGAGGCTTCGCAGGAGCGACGTCAGCCCGGCCTTGGCGACCGGGCGGCCGTCCACCGCGATCCGCCCGTCTCTCGTCACCAGGACGGCGACATGCCCGACAGGCTGCTTGTTGGCGTCGGCCTGGGGAAGGCTGACGGAAAAGCCGGGATAGACAACCACGAACGCTGTGGACATCATGAAGAAAATAACCAGCAGCATCATGATGTCGACCATCGGCGTCATGTCGATGTGGACGCCGATTTTTCGCCGCCCTTTAGTCCGCACAGTTATCACCTCTGGCAGTCGCGAGCGCCTGCAGTTCGCCGAGCCTCGCCTCCAGCGACTGGGTCAGCCGGTCGGCCCAGTTGCGCAGGAAGTTGTGGCTTATGATGCAAAAGACGGTCACCGTCAGGCCGGCGGCGGTGTTGTACAAAGCCTCGGCGATGCCTTCGGCCAGCATCTGCGGATTGCCGACCCCGCTGGCGGCCGCGGCGTGAAAGGTTTTGATCATCCCGAAGACCGTTCCCAGCAGCCCCAGGAGAGGGGCGATGGTGGCGATGGTCGCCAGGACATACAGGTATCTTTCCAGGCGGAGGCTTTCGTCGAGCAGGGCGCTTTCTGCCGCCGCTCCGGTATTGCCGCCGCGCAGCCCGGCCCACAGCCGGGACAGGGGGCTGTCGCCGTAGGGCGGCGCGGTCGCGCCGCCAGTTTGCCTGATTCTGGCCGCGAAGGCGGTGTCTGCTTTTTCCGCCCAGCGAAGGAACCACCAGCGCTGAACGGCTACCGTCACGGCGATGAACGAGCAGGCGATGATCAGGCAGAACACCAGGCCGCCTTTTGTTAATACATCTTGCAGGCCGGTCATCTTTCGCCACCGGGTGCGGTTTCCGCGCCCAAACGGAAAAGCTCGGCCGGCGATGCGGACCGCGCCAGGGCCAAGTCCACGTCCGGCCTGATATCAATCCGCAGCGTCCGGCCGTTTTGCGCCCACATTACGCTGCCTGCGCCCGGCGAGGCCATATAGCTGAAGCGGGGCGGATTGGCCAACCGGGCCCGCGTCAGGCCCTGCAGGACGTCCGCAAGGCAGGGGTCGCCTTCGACCGCAACTGTAAGCGCGGGGGAATGGAGTTGGCCAAAGTGTTCTTCGGCCAGCAAGGCGATCCGGACGCCGAGTTCCAGGCCGAGGCACGCCTCGCCGTGATGCCTGAGAGCCAGCTTTCGTAAGTTCGCGGCCCGGGCCGTCAGGTCGCGCGCCGGGATGTGGGGGGTCAGCGGCGAGAAGACGATGTCGTCTCCATAGTACGGTTTGATGTCAAGCACCGGCGTTCCGTCGACCGCGTCCAGGCCGGTGACGTACAGGTCGCAGCCGTCCACTTTATCGAGCGTCACGAGCGTAAGGGCGATGGGGTTGGGGCGGGAGGAGCAGCGGATGGCGAATATCCCGTATTCGGGCAGGTCGGGGTTGACCTTGGACGGCCGCACCCTCAGAACCGACCGGTCAGCCTGGTGAAACCAGGTAAGCACCCATATGTGGCTGTGTTCGCTGATGCGCAGCAGCGCCGGCTGAAAGTCCGGCGCGAGGCGGATCATGGCCTGAAGGCCGCCCAGCGGCATGTCCTCGACTTTGCCGCAGCGGCTATCGACATGGCCTACCGGCCTGATATCCGTGACTTGAGTGAATGAATGGTCGTTCACAGTATCAACTCCCCATGATTGTCGGCGCGTGGTGCCGCAATGTTGTCACGCCCAGCCTTTTTTGGCCCGGGCGAGCAGAAAGACGAAGAAGGGGGCGCCGATCAAAGCGGTGAGTATCCCCACTTGGATCTCGATCGAGGCTATGCTCCGGCTGAGATTGTCCATGACCAGCATATAGGTGCCGCCGAGCAGCATCGACGCCGGCAGTACCCGCGAAAAGTCGGCCCCGACCAGCATGCGGGCCAGGTGGGGGATGAGCAGCCCGACCCAGTGGATGATGCCGCTGATGCTAACCACCGCGGCTGTCATGAGGGTGGCGCAGACCAGCACGAGCATCCGGGTGCGTTTTACGTCGACGCCCAGGGTGTGCGCTTCCTCCTCGCCGACGCTGAGGACGTTTATCCGCCAGCGCACCCGGTAGAGCACGGCGGCCGGAACGGCGACCGGCAGCGCCGTCCAGGCGACGTCCTGCAGGGTGATCTTCGACAGACCGCCCATCAGCCAGAAGGTCAGGGCCGGGAGCGTATCCATCGGGTCGGCGAGGTATTTCAGGGCCGAGGTGGCTGACTGGAAGAAGGCGGATACGACTATGCCGGCCAGCACGAGGGTGATGGCGTGCCGGCTGCCGAACCGCAGATTGATGCAGACGGTGCAGGCGACCGCCAGCAGGCCGAAAACGAAGGCGGTAAGTTCCATCGCCAGCCAGGACTGACGAAAAACCATGCCCAAAACGGCGCCGAAGGCGGCGCCCCAGGTCGCGCCCAGCATCTCCGGGGCCATGAGGGGGTTGCGGAACAGGTTCTGGTAGGCCGCGCCCGCGAGCGACAGGGCCGCTCCGACCAGCACGGCCGCGAGTATCCGCGGCAGGCGCACCTTGAAGATGACGGTTTCCAGGCTGTCCGGCCAGGTCTGGGGCAGGCCGGCGATTTTGGCCGCCACGATTGCCAGCACCGTTTCCGGCGATACGGGGAAGCGGCCGACGAGAAAGGAACCGGCGAAGACGGCGAGCAGTATGAGAGCCATCGCCGGCAGCGCCAGGCCGCCGACGCGGAGGCGCGGACCGAAGGACGCTTTGTGCAGGGCTGCCGGAGTGTTATCGGTGGCCATCGGTGCCTCCTGTTTGGGCGGTGATTGTGGCGTATATGCCGGACAGGCCGGCCAGCCTGGCTTCCCGGAAGCCGTGAGCCGCCAGAAAGTGCCGCCACTCGGCGAAGGTGAACAGCTCCTTGCCGCCCTTGATCTGCCACAGGAGTTTGGTGGCGGCGTTCTCAAGATTGTCGGCGACATCGCCGATGCGGGTCTTGACGATGATTTGCCCGCCCGGGTTGAGGGCCTGGCGGATTTTGGCGAGCAGGAAGTCGCGCTTGGTGCTGTGCAGGACGTTGGCGCAGAGGACGGCGTCGTAACTTTCGCCGATGTTGTCGGTGAGGAAGTCGCCGCCGCGGGTGGAAATCCGCCGCTCCAGGGCGTATTCGCGGATGAAAGTCTCGGCATATGCGGCGACGTGGGGCAAGTCGAACAAGGTTATCTCAAGCTGCGGATATTTCTGGGCGAAGGCGATGCTGTAGAACCCGTGGCCGCCGCCCAGGTCGAGCAGGCGGCGGGCGGCGCCCAGGTCGACGGCTTCCACGGTGCTCTGGATCGAGCCCATCAGGCCGAAGACGCCGATTTGCCGCAGGCGTTCTTTGGTCCATTCTGGCTCGGGGGTGGCTTTAGGCGACTGCGGGGACAGAACGGTCAGCAGTTTGGCGCCGTATTCGCAGTCCAGGGAGAACTCGTGGCCGAGATACAGCGGGCTGTCTTCCCGAAGGTAGGCGTTTGCGAGCGGCGTGGCGGCGAATCTGCCGCCGCTTTCCGCGATGCAGTCGGCGTGGACCAGCAATTTTAGGAGATAATGGGCGACATCCTGGTTGAGGTTCAGGGCGCCGGCGACTTCGCCGGGCGTTCTGGCCGACTGCAGGTGTTTGAACAGCCCGAGCTTCAAGGCGACGCACACCGCCTCGTATATCTGCCTGTTCAACGACAGGGCGGTCAGCGGCGCCGGGTCGACCTCCAGCGGTTGGTACAGGGTTTGGCTGCGCTGCATGGCCGGCTACCGCGTCACCGGGATAGCGCAGCGGGTGCAGGCAATTTTGCCTTCGCGCAGCCTTGTCCAGGGCTCCATGACCTGTTCGCCGCAGAAGGCGCAGCGGGGGGAATTGTGGATGGTTTCTTTCTCCGGCAGGGTTAGGTTGACCGGCGCCACCTTGAGCAGTTCGTTCGCCGGCATGGTCAGTATTTCGTGGATTCGTTGTTCGCGGGCGGTCTTATACTGCCGGTATTCCTCGTCGGATACGCGGCCGGCCATAACCCGGCGGGTAAGGTCGTCGTTCTCGGCCGTATAGTTGTAGGGCAGTTGGATGACTCTGACGGCTTTGCCGCTTTTGCGGCACCCCACGCTGAAAGCCTGTTTGCCGGTGTTGTCGATGTAAAGTTTGCCTTTGCCGAGCGTGCAGCCGAGGATGATCTGAAAGGGGTCGATGGTGCAGCGGTCGCTTTCGGCGATGGTGACCAGGTCGCCTTCGTCGGGGTGGCTATAGCCAAGGGCCGCCAGGGCCGCTTTCGCCAGGCGGTAGCCGATGGCGACGCCGGGGCACATGTGGCCGTGAAATTCGAGTACCTTATTGAGATCGTCCGGATAAGCAGAGTGCATTTGCATAACCTCCTGTATCGAGATAGGGAATGATCAGCAATGGCGGTATTTGTCCTGACGGTGGATTACCGCCATGCAGCCCTGATTGGCCAAGTTGCGGGCGAAACATTCGATGGCGATATCTGCTCCCGTCACGGTGTGCATGAACATGCTCCGGTTGCCGACCGCTATGCTGCGGGCATTGGTAAGGGTGCCGACGGTACCGGCGGGGATGGAGGTGAAATAGCCGGAAAGGGGATACTCCTTGTTTTCGTCGTCCTCAAGGTAGGAGCGGTAGCCGGCGGGGTAGGCGAGGGCCTGGTGCCGGCCGGTGCTGACAGTGAGGTGCTGGCATTCGCATGGCTCGTAGTTGAACCAGTCTGGGCCGTTGCGGCAGCGGCGCGCCGGAAGGGGAAAGTCGCGCAGGCCGACTCCCTCCATCAGGATGAGAGCCACTTTCCTGGTCTTGAGAAGCTCGAGTACGCCGGCGCTGATATCGGTCAACGCGTCGGCCGCTTCCAGGTTGGCGACCGGGAGGAATTCGTTGGCGGCCGCGACCATCCGCGCCTGCCGCAAGAGCGTCGACCGGAAACAGCAGCCCTCCTTAGATACCGCGAGATAGTCGGGCAGGCGCCCGTCCTCGGCAGGCGTGCCTGCGAACAGGGCCATATAATCACGCCTGTCGACTATCCGTTCGATCTCCGGCAGGCTGCGGAGGTAGGCCATATCTTTTTCGCTTGGCCCGTACAGGCCGGCATAGCGGGTCAGCCAGTGGGTGACGACCGCCAGTCCGTCCAGATGGCTGAGGTCGATATAGGCGGCGACGGGAATCATGTCTCCCGTGCCGACTATCACCGGAAAAAAGCCGCCTTCTTTGGCGAAGCGCCGCGCCTCTTCAAAGGCGGCGGCGATCAATGCGGCCCGTTCGTCCGGCGGGGGCGCGTCGAAGCGTAAGGCGTAATATTGCTGGGCGTAGACGAGAAAGGCCAGATGGGGGTCGTAACGCCCGGCGAGGTCCAGGGCGGTGTCGGTCACCCACTTGTTGCCCCTGGCGTCGATGTCGCCGGGGAAGGGGTGGCTGCGGAGGACGTCGCTGACCATGCGAGAGCAGGGGCTGTCGGCGGGTGCTTTTTCGCCGGTCCGCAAATCGCGCGCGCTTTGCCATTCCCGGCCGTCGATAATTGCCAGGCTCATGCCGTTCCCTCCCCGGAGTTCCAGTAGGTCCGTCGGCCATGGATGTTGATAGCGCCGCCGCAGGCCGGGCATTTGTCGCCGAGGCAGTGATAGCGGCTGAGCCGGTCGCCGCCGCAGCCCAGGCTGAAGCGCTCGATTACCGGTGTTTTGCAGTGCGGGCAAAGGGTGTTGACCCAGTCGGAGCCGACGAAGTTGTGGAAATACACGTACGGCAGCAGCCGGCGGCTTTTCTCCAAAGCTTTGTCGATGGCGGCGACGTTGGGGTAGTCGGCATCCTTCATTTTGTGCTCGGGCAGCAGGCGGAACACGTGCCAGGGGATTTTCGGGTCGACGCTGGCGATGAATTCGGCGATTCGGTCGATGTCGCCGTCGTTGACCGACTGAATTACCGGGGTGGTGATTTCCAGGTGGGTGGTCGCCGCCAGATTCCGGATGTTGCGCAGCACCGGCCCGGCGTCGGCTATGCCGAGGTACTCCCGGCAAAATTCGGCTGACAGCCCCTTAAGGCTGATGTTCATGAAGGAGAAAATTCCGGCCATCAGATGGGTTGCTTCTTCGGTCATGTAGGCGTTGGTGAGGCAGCCCATCGGCATTTCCGCCGCGGCTGCCGCTTTGGCCAGTTGCTGGAGGGAGAGGAGCGAGACGGTCGGCTCGTTGACGTTGAAGACGATGTTATGGCAGCCGCGTTTGACGGCCATCGCCACCAGCTCGCGGGGCGTGAATTCGTACAGGTCGTCGAGCAGGCTTTCAGGGTCGCTTTTGGCGACAAAACCGTTGGCGCAGTAGCGGCAGTCGAAGTTGCAGCCCAAGGTGCCGATGGTCATGCTGCGGCTGCCGGGGTAGGCGTGGTAAAACGGCAGGGACTCGATCCGCGACAGCATATAGGTGCTCCAGCGCAGGGGAAACCGTTCGCGGACGGCGCCGTCCTCCTGGCGGTACATGCGGCAGACGCCCAACTTGCCATCGCTTAGGTCGCAGCGCCGCTCGCAGAAATTGCAGTTCACAAGCTCACTCCTTTTAGTCCTGAAGGGCAGGCGGTTTAGCGCTGCGAGCGGCGCAGCAACCGGTCCGTTTCCTCTTCGGAAAGCTGGTAGTGGTAGAACAGCGCGTAAAACTTCTTGACTTCGGCCCGCAGGTCCAGCGGGTATACGTCGGGGTAGAGCAAATTGGCCACCCATTTGATGCCGATGAGCCTGTTGACCGATGGCGGGCGGTCGAACCAGTTGAACGGGTAGTGGGGAATTTCGTAGACCCGCCGACTCTGCACGGCGCGGATGTCGCGCCAGCCGGCGGCGCCCATGATTTGCGGGAAACTGCTGTTTTCGCTGTCGTGGAAGTAGGAGATCAGGATGAGCTCGGGGTCCCATAACAGAAGCTGCTCCAGGGAAACCGGGCTGCGGCCGATGTTTCCGCCTTTGGGGACGTCGACGCCGGCCACGTTGACGCCGCCGACATATTCGATGATTTCGGCGTGCCAGGAGCCGCTCGGCTCGGTTTCCAGCCCTTTCGCCCCTTCGGCGTAATAGACGGTCACCGGTTTGCGGCCGGCCAGCAGCGGTTTTTTGTCCCGGACCATGGCGAGCGTCTCGCGGCAGTAGGCGGCCAGCCGGGCGGCGCGGTCCTCGCGGCCCAGCGCCCGGCCGGCGTAAAGGTAGGCTTGCTCCATGCCGGTCAGCGACCCGTCGACGACGAAAACCGGCAGCTTGGTAAGCTGGTGAATTTCGTCGGCCAGGGTCCGTGCCGCCGGTCCGATCGGTTTGGCCAGCAGGATGAGGTCGGGCTTGATCTTGAGGATTTCTTCGACGCTGGCGGTGCCGCTGAAAGCCGTCCAGGCCCCCAGGACAGGCAGGTCGCGATACTCGGGCAGGATGAACAGGTTTTCCCTGCCGGCCATGTGATAGCTCCAGCCGGCCTGCAGGTCGGGGGCCAGGGTATAGAGGAGCACCGTTTCCACCGGCGACACGGCGTATACTTTTTTGACTTTGGCCGGCAGCGCGACATCGCGCCCGGCCATGTCCGTGACAATGCGGTCGCCGGGTTTGGTGACTGGCGCCGGCATGGCCTGCTCTTGGCCGCAGCCGGCGAGGGCGAGCGATAGGGCGACGAGCAGGACAAACCAGATGTGGCGTTGTGTTCTCATCTTCTTTTACCCTCGGCTGGCGGTTGGCCAGCGAGCTTGTTCAGATTTTGCAGTTTATGCCGGTGATGAAGGTGCGGCCGGCGGCGGGGTAAAACAGGGCGTTGGAGTAATTGCGGTCGAAGATATTGTAGACTTTGACGTACCAGTCCAGCTTGTCGTTCACCTGGCGGCTGATTTTGAGATCCACCGTGTTGTAGGCGGGCAGGTAACCGTATATGTAAGACCCGGTCCGCGTGTCTTTGGTGGTGCCGGTGTCACCGGTGTAACGCTTGTCCACCCAATGGCCGGTGAGGCTGAAGGTGTAGCCTTTGTCGGCTTTGTAGGCCAGGCCGTAGTTGATGTGGTGCCGCGGCGCGTAGGTCAGGTCGGTGACTGTGCCGTCGGTCTTTTGGGAGGAGGTGTCAAGATAGGTGTAGTTGACGAAGCTGCTCCACCGGTCGGTGTGCTTTTTCGTGACCTCCAGCTCGATGCCCCTGATTTTGGCCCAGGTGGCGTTGTAGTAGTATCTGTTCGCGTCGGTATCGATGCGGTCGGTGATGTCGTTCTGGAAAAAGGCGATGTCAGCCGTCGTTTTTTTGTCGAAGACCCTTTTGAAGCCCAGCTCGTAGTTGGTGGACCTTTCCGGTTTCAGATCGGCCGAGCCATAGGAGCCGTAAAGTTGGGTGGCGGTGGGAAAGCTGAGGGTTCTGCCGTAGGAGGCGCGGGCGGTATCCCGACTGTTAAACTGGTACACCAAGTTGACAACCGGGCTGTACGCCGACCCTTTTTTCGTTCCGCTGTCCTGGCTCTTCACTTCGTTGACGTCGTATCTGACGCCGAAGGTGAGCATCGTCTTGGCGCTTAGGGAAAAGTTGTCCTGCAGATAGTAGCCGTAGCGTTTGTTGTTGAACAGTTTCCACTTCAGCTTGTCGGGGTTGTAGGGGTCGTTGACCGGGTCGACGGAGGCCGAGTTTTTCCAGTCGAGGTCGTTGTAAAGCGTGCCGAAGGTCAGTGTGTGCTTGA is a window of Selenomonadales bacterium 4137-cl DNA encoding:
- a CDS encoding FmdE family protein codes for the protein MHSAYPDDLNKVLEFHGHMCPGVAIGYRLAKAALAALGYSHPDEGDLVTIAESDRCTIDPFQIILGCTLGKGKLYIDNTGKQAFSVGCRKSGKAVRVIQLPYNYTAENDDLTRRVMAGRVSDEEYRQYKTAREQRIHEILTMPANELLKVAPVNLTLPEKETIHNSPRCAFCGEQVMEPWTRLREGKIACTRCAIPVTR
- a CDS encoding iron ABC transporter permease, with the protein product MATDNTPAALHKASFGPRLRVGGLALPAMALILLAVFAGSFLVGRFPVSPETVLAIVAAKIAGLPQTWPDSLETVIFKVRLPRILAAVLVGAALSLAGAAYQNLFRNPLMAPEMLGATWGAAFGAVLGMVFRQSWLAMELTAFVFGLLAVACTVCINLRFGSRHAITLVLAGIVVSAFFQSATSALKYLADPMDTLPALTFWLMGGLSKITLQDVAWTALPVAVPAAVLYRVRWRINVLSVGEEEAHTLGVDVKRTRMLVLVCATLMTAAVVSISGIIHWVGLLIPHLARMLVGADFSRVLPASMLLGGTYMLVMDNLSRSIASIEIQVGILTALIGAPFFVFLLARAKKGWA
- the tsaA gene encoding tRNA (N6-threonylcarbamoyladenosine(37)-N6)-methyltransferase TrmO: MNDHSFTQVTDIRPVGHVDSRCGKVEDMPLGGLQAMIRLAPDFQPALLRISEHSHIWVLTWFHQADRSVLRVRPSKVNPDLPEYGIFAIRCSSRPNPIALTLVTLDKVDGCDLYVTGLDAVDGTPVLDIKPYYGDDIVFSPLTPHIPARDLTARAANLRKLALRHHGEACLGLELGVRIALLAEEHFGQLHSPALTVAVEGDPCLADVLQGLTRARLANPPRFSYMASPGAGSVMWAQNGRTLRIDIRPDVDLALARSASPAELFRLGAETAPGGER
- a CDS encoding ABC transporter ATP-binding protein encodes the protein MLQVKNISFGYSGAGNLLSGLSLTVQDGDIVCLLGPNGAGKTTLLRCLLGISKVHTGSIRVKGREIASVPPAELSRTIAYVPQATDTVFPYRVLDMVVMGRTPHIGFTAVPSRSDVAVAKEALRELGIAHLADCLFSEISGGERQLTLIARAITQQASMLVMDEPTSSLDYGNQVRILKVISQLAGQGYSILMTSHFPNHAFMLCNKVLVMKHGRIIAAGRPEETVTENSLSNLYGARVKIVEIADGATPVKVCIPLLA
- a CDS encoding ABC transporter substrate-binding protein gives rise to the protein MRTQRHIWFVLLVALSLALAGCGQEQAMPAPVTKPGDRIVTDMAGRDVALPAKVKKVYAVSPVETVLLYTLAPDLQAGWSYHMAGRENLFILPEYRDLPVLGAWTAFSGTASVEEILKIKPDLILLAKPIGPAARTLADEIHQLTKLPVFVVDGSLTGMEQAYLYAGRALGREDRAARLAAYCRETLAMVRDKKPLLAGRKPVTVYYAEGAKGLETEPSGSWHAEIIEYVGGVNVAGVDVPKGGNIGRSPVSLEQLLLWDPELILISYFHDSENSSFPQIMGAAGWRDIRAVQSRRVYEIPHYPFNWFDRPPSVNRLIGIKWVANLLYPDVYPLDLRAEVKKFYALFYHYQLSEEETDRLLRRSQR
- a CDS encoding energy transducer TonB, translating into MKTKTWLPAAVISAVVHSLLLVAVAQGFGHMPPPEKEKPYIEVELTKVLPSQSILDTKPPPVDEPKPVDSAAPTEPAPAEPSPVVVDQPVKLTTGPPVAASRAGNEAVAIPSGGPAPKGAPGVSKGAPVKSARRLAVVYSPAPEYPADARSQRWEGTVRVDVLIDENGLVQDVQLAASSGSSSLDRAALDCLRTWRFRPAYQDGRPIAVRATVPVVFRLD
- a CDS encoding radical SAM protein; translation: MNCNFCERRCDLSDGKLGVCRMYRQEDGAVRERFPLRWSTYMLSRIESLPFYHAYPGSRSMTIGTLGCNFDCRYCANGFVAKSDPESLLDDLYEFTPRELVAMAVKRGCHNIVFNVNEPTVSLLSLQQLAKAAAAAEMPMGCLTNAYMTEEATHLMAGIFSFMNISLKGLSAEFCREYLGIADAGPVLRNIRNLAATTHLEITTPVIQSVNDGDIDRIAEFIASVDPKIPWHVFRLLPEHKMKDADYPNVAAIDKALEKSRRLLPYVYFHNFVGSDWVNTLCPHCKTPVIERFSLGCGGDRLSRYHCLGDKCPACGGAINIHGRRTYWNSGEGTA
- a CDS encoding biopolymer transporter ExbD — its product is MRTKGRRKIGVHIDMTPMVDIMMLLVIFFMMSTAFVVVYPGFSVSLPQADANKQPVGHVAVLVTRDGRIAVDGRPVAKAGLTSLLRSLGDAKTIVSVQADKEASHGRVVEVMDEIRKAGITKISIATAAKEP
- a CDS encoding methyltransferase is translated as MQRSQTLYQPLEVDPAPLTALSLNRQIYEAVCVALKLGLFKHLQSARTPGEVAGALNLNQDVAHYLLKLLVHADCIAESGGRFAATPLANAYLREDSPLYLGHEFSLDCEYGAKLLTVLSPQSPKATPEPEWTKERLRQIGVFGLMGSIQSTVEAVDLGAARRLLDLGGGHGFYSIAFAQKYPQLEITLFDLPHVAAYAETFIREYALERRISTRGGDFLTDNIGESYDAVLCANVLHSTKRDFLLAKIRQALNPGGQIIVKTRIGDVADNLENAATKLLWQIKGGKELFTFAEWRHFLAAHGFREARLAGLSGIYATITAQTGGTDGHR
- a CDS encoding MotA/TolQ/ExbB proton channel family protein — encoded protein: MTGLQDVLTKGGLVFCLIIACSFIAVTVAVQRWWFLRWAEKADTAFAARIRQTGGATAPPYGDSPLSRLWAGLRGGNTGAAAESALLDESLRLERYLYVLATIATIAPLLGLLGTVFGMIKTFHAAAASGVGNPQMLAEGIAEALYNTAAGLTVTVFCIISHNFLRNWADRLTQSLEARLGELQALATARGDNCAD